One genomic segment of Aliarcobacter cibarius includes these proteins:
- the hemB gene encoding porphobilinogen synthase yields MFKRFRRLRLNETLRNLVQETSISKDDFIYPLFVRKGNGIKTEIPSMPGVFQMSIDEILKECKYLQEIGLNSIILFAIPEIKDSVGSECLCDESIIARTIKAIKAKFPNMFIVTDLCFCEYTDHGHCGILDPKTQSVHNDKTLEISAQQALVHARAGADMIAPSGMMDGIITTLRTALDENEFKDLPIMAYSTKFASGYYGPFRDVAESTPSFGDRRTYQMNVANRLEAISESLEDEKEGADILMVKPALAFLDIVRDIRNETKLPLCVYNVSGEYAMLKHAGLAGLIDYERVMMETMIAFKRAGANIIISYHAKEVCEILNRK; encoded by the coding sequence ATGTTTAAACGATTTAGAAGATTAAGATTAAATGAAACTTTAAGAAATTTAGTTCAAGAAACAAGTATAAGTAAAGATGATTTTATATATCCACTTTTTGTAAGAAAAGGAAATGGAATAAAAACTGAGATTCCTAGTATGCCTGGTGTTTTTCAAATGAGTATTGATGAAATATTAAAAGAGTGCAAATATCTACAAGAAATAGGTTTAAACTCAATAATACTATTTGCAATTCCAGAAATTAAAGATTCTGTTGGAAGTGAGTGTTTATGCGATGAAAGTATAATCGCAAGAACAATAAAAGCTATTAAAGCAAAATTCCCAAATATGTTTATAGTAACAGATTTATGTTTTTGTGAATACACAGATCACGGTCATTGTGGAATTCTTGACCCAAAAACACAAAGTGTTCACAATGATAAAACACTTGAAATATCTGCACAACAAGCATTAGTTCATGCAAGAGCAGGAGCTGATATGATAGCACCTAGTGGAATGATGGATGGTATTATTACAACACTTAGAACTGCACTTGATGAAAATGAATTTAAAGATTTACCTATAATGGCATACTCTACAAAATTTGCTAGTGGATATTATGGACCTTTTAGAGATGTTGCTGAATCAACACCTTCTTTTGGAGATAGAAGAACTTATCAAATGAATGTTGCAAATAGACTTGAAGCTATAAGTGAGTCATTAGAAGATGAAAAAGAAGGAGCTGATATACTTATGGTAAAACCAGCTTTAGCATTTTTAGATATTGTAAGAGATATAAGAAACGAAACAAAACTTCCTTTATGTGTTTATAATGTAAGTGGAGAATATGCAATGCTAAAACATGCTGGACTTGCTGGACTTATTGATTATGAAAGAGTTATGATGGAAACAATGATAGCTTTTAAAAGAGCAGGAGCTAATATAATAATCTCATATCATGCAAAAGAAGTTTGTGAGATTCTAAATAGAAAATAA
- the ribA gene encoding GTP cyclohydrolase II, producing the protein MNIIESNIANLPTKHGKFKIKAYKQGYQEHLAIMSENFENLDVINLRIHSECLTGDVFGSIKCDCQKQLELAIEYIAKNGGLIIYHRQEGRNIGLLNKVNAYSLQDAGKNTVEANLALGFREDEREYSIVEYIIKDLGIKKINVLTNNPAKMKFLEGLDVEIVERIPTIVEPNCYNKNYLNTKKEQLGHML; encoded by the coding sequence ATGAATATAATTGAATCAAATATAGCAAACCTTCCAACAAAACACGGAAAATTTAAAATAAAAGCATATAAACAAGGTTATCAAGAACATTTAGCAATAATGAGTGAAAATTTTGAAAATTTGGATGTAATAAACCTAAGAATTCACTCTGAGTGTCTTACTGGGGATGTTTTTGGAAGTATAAAGTGTGATTGTCAAAAGCAGTTAGAACTAGCAATTGAATATATAGCAAAAAATGGAGGCTTAATTATCTATCATAGACAAGAAGGTAGAAATATTGGTCTTTTAAATAAAGTAAATGCTTATAGTTTACAAGATGCAGGAAAAAATACTGTAGAAGCAAATTTAGCTTTAGGTTTTAGAGAAGATGAAAGAGAATATAGTATTGTTGAGTACATTATAAAGGATTTAGGAATTAAAAAAATAAATGTTCTTACAAACAATCCTGCAAAAATGAAGTTTCTTGAAGGTTTGGATGTAGAAATAGTGGAGAGAATTCCAACAATAGTTGAGCCAAATTGCTATAATAAAAACTATTTAAATACAAAAAAAGAGCAATTAGGACATATGCTTTGA
- the rsmG gene encoding 16S rRNA (guanine(527)-N(7))-methyltransferase RsmG → MIKLKTILEKHNINLEENFYKDIKVFIELLQKWGKVHNLSGSLDEDSIYENILDSLFPLTFIENFSSFADIGTGAGYPGLILAIARKDSLGYLIEPRIKRVAFLSFVKANLGLNNLTILQKRVEAVDDLKAELITSRAVTNTKLLIELTKNIKQDNSSYLFYKGSMLENEIEEAKLNDYKVVSRSDRNYLYIKG, encoded by the coding sequence TTGATTAAATTAAAAACTATTTTAGAAAAGCATAATATAAATTTAGAAGAAAACTTTTATAAAGATATAAAAGTTTTTATAGAGCTTTTGCAGAAATGGGGGAAAGTTCATAACTTAAGTGGAAGTTTGGATGAAGATAGTATTTATGAAAATATTTTAGATTCACTTTTTCCTCTTACATTTATTGAAAATTTTTCTAGTTTTGCAGATATTGGCACAGGAGCAGGGTATCCAGGGTTAATTTTAGCAATTGCAAGAAAAGATAGTTTAGGGTATTTAATTGAGCCAAGAATAAAAAGAGTTGCATTTTTAAGTTTTGTAAAGGCAAATTTAGGTTTAAATAATCTTACAATTTTACAAAAAAGAGTTGAAGCAGTAGATGATTTAAAAGCTGAATTAATAACAAGTAGGGCAGTTACGAATACAAAACTCTTAATTGAATTAACAAAAAACATAAAACAAGATAATTCTTCATATCTTTTTTATAAAGGTAGTATGCTTGAAAATGAGATAGAAGAAGCAAAATTAAACGATTATAAAGTAGTTTCAAGAAGTGATAGAAACTATTTGTATATAAAAGGATAA
- a CDS encoding PP0621 family protein: MLLKVIAVILVGFIIYLLFFKNRRVDGVKKNDKLISEEMVECPTCNTYVSQSEGILSNGKFYCSKDCLNNKKA, from the coding sequence GTGTTATTAAAAGTTATTGCAGTTATTTTAGTTGGATTTATTATATATTTATTATTTTTCAAAAATAGAAGAGTTGATGGTGTAAAAAAGAATGATAAATTAATCAGTGAAGAGATGGTAGAGTGTCCTACATGCAATACTTATGTGTCTCAAAGTGAAGGTATATTAAGCAATGGGAAGTTTTATTGTAGTAAAGATTGTTTAAATAATAAAAAGGCTTAA
- the glyS gene encoding glycine--tRNA ligase subunit beta: protein MLKPLLIEIGVEELPAIPFLQELPNIEKKWSDILEKNRLLCNFELFYTPRRLVLWHREFQVKQENSEFEHIGAPKKIAFKDGVATPAAASFATKCGISVDEISFKDFGKGEVLYYKQQIVGLEAKELLNTMVNEFVNSLSFGKSMRWGSRSDSFIRPIRFFSMMLDSEIIEGELFGVKSSNISYGHRMESYEPFSFSHVGDYFCKLDKYGVILYQDERRKRILEQLKNIETKHNVQIELDIELLDEVVAITEYPTALLGKFDEEFLELPPEVIVTSMKANQRYFAVYKNGKLANNFVVVSNALTDDFGYIISGNEKVLRPRLADAMFFYKNDIKNGLRNDGLKKLVFVEGLGTVYDKCEREVKIASYLAKKLDVKETDILEKAIMLSKADLMSEMVYEFTELQGLMGYYYSKIANNDEKISLALKEQYLPSGENSELPSTIFSSIVAMSNKIDNLMALFSVGKIPTGSKDPFALRRSALGIVRIAIEHKIDIDFKTIIEDLKINYTNLDTKLLLEFFNERLFKIFNVNPTVLKAVLSSGESNIYKVYQKVEALNPVVESDNFKDYSATFKRVANIVKDVDLNSDLNVNSSLFEQVEEKELFNNFEKIKATNFLSFDEELEALFSLKPQLDSFFEKVFVNHEDEKIKMNRKNLIAQVYLGFRNIADIKEITI from the coding sequence ATGCTTAAACCACTTTTAATAGAAATTGGAGTTGAAGAGTTACCAGCTATTCCATTTTTACAAGAACTTCCTAATATTGAGAAAAAATGGAGTGATATTTTAGAAAAAAATAGACTTCTTTGTAATTTTGAGTTATTTTATACTCCAAGAAGATTGGTTTTATGGCATAGAGAGTTTCAAGTAAAACAAGAAAATAGTGAGTTTGAACATATAGGTGCACCTAAAAAGATAGCTTTTAAAGATGGTGTTGCAACTCCTGCTGCTGCTAGTTTTGCTACAAAATGTGGGATTAGTGTAGATGAAATATCTTTTAAAGATTTTGGGAAAGGTGAAGTTTTATATTATAAACAACAAATAGTTGGACTTGAAGCAAAAGAACTTTTAAATACTATGGTAAACGAGTTTGTAAATTCTTTAAGTTTTGGAAAATCTATGAGATGGGGAAGTAGAAGTGATAGTTTCATAAGACCTATTAGATTCTTTTCAATGATGCTTGATAGTGAGATAATTGAAGGAGAACTATTTGGTGTAAAATCATCTAATATTTCTTATGGTCATAGAATGGAAAGTTATGAACCTTTTAGTTTTTCACATGTTGGGGATTATTTCTGTAAACTTGATAAATATGGAGTTATTCTATATCAAGATGAAAGAAGAAAAAGAATTCTTGAGCAACTAAAAAATATTGAGACGAAACATAATGTTCAAATAGAATTGGATATTGAACTTTTAGATGAAGTTGTTGCAATTACAGAATATCCAACTGCACTTTTAGGAAAATTTGATGAAGAGTTTTTAGAACTTCCACCAGAAGTTATTGTTACATCTATGAAAGCAAATCAGAGATATTTTGCTGTTTATAAAAATGGAAAATTAGCAAATAATTTTGTTGTTGTTTCAAATGCTTTAACAGATGATTTTGGATATATAATTTCTGGAAATGAGAAAGTTTTAAGACCAAGACTTGCTGATGCAATGTTTTTCTATAAAAATGATATAAAAAATGGTTTAAGAAATGATGGATTAAAAAAATTAGTTTTTGTTGAAGGTTTAGGAACAGTTTATGACAAATGTGAAAGAGAAGTAAAAATTGCTTCTTATTTAGCTAAAAAACTTGATGTAAAAGAAACTGATATTTTAGAAAAAGCAATAATGCTTTCTAAAGCTGATTTAATGAGTGAAATGGTTTATGAATTCACAGAATTACAAGGTCTTATGGGATATTACTACTCTAAAATTGCAAATAATGATGAAAAAATTAGTCTTGCATTAAAAGAACAATATCTTCCAAGTGGTGAAAATTCAGAGTTACCAAGCACTATTTTTTCTTCAATTGTGGCTATGTCAAATAAAATTGATAATTTAATGGCATTATTTAGTGTTGGAAAAATTCCAACAGGTTCAAAAGATCCATTTGCATTAAGAAGATCTGCTTTAGGAATTGTAAGAATTGCAATAGAACATAAAATTGATATTGATTTTAAAACTATTATTGAAGATTTAAAAATAAATTATACAAATCTTGACACAAAACTTTTATTAGAATTCTTCAATGAAAGATTGTTTAAAATCTTTAATGTAAACCCTACAGTTCTAAAAGCAGTTTTAAGTAGTGGAGAATCAAATATTTATAAAGTTTATCAAAAAGTTGAAGCTCTAAATCCTGTTGTTGAAAGTGATAATTTCAAAGATTACAGTGCAACATTTAAAAGAGTTGCAAATATAGTAAAAGATGTTGATTTAAATTCAGATTTAAATGTAAATAGTTCTTTATTTGAGCAAGTTGAAGAAAAAGAATTGTTTAATAATTTTGAAAAAATTAAAGCTACAAACTTCTTATCTTTTGATGAAGAATTAGAAGCTCTTTTTAGCTTAAAACCACAATTAGATAGTTTCTTTGAAAAAGTTTTTGTAAATCATGAAGATGAAAAAATAAAAATGAATAGAAAAAATTTAATTGCTCAAGTTTATTTAGGTTTTAGAAATATAGCTGATATTAAAGAAATTACAATCTAA
- a CDS encoding tyrosine-type recombinase/integrase, translated as MRYELDFKNDFDSTMLFWLERFVRNKITSLSNRLVNDKDKLAYILKRLVTGTKNIEELESLVKEARNIGLSGINTYFNPLLKLYKFSTKLGLASMKEFDEELLSDFLASETSSLSDASKKNHRIALLSFFSYVDKQNETTDGNSYLFKIELKNWQGLSGKSGSKLPSFMNEEEVNRFLSAIDKYEFSENLTYRNRVILKIILYTGIRVSEMLNLRLKDIYKEDDVYMLQIRGKGNKPRVVMIKCNIIKNDLQNWLNQRICISDILVCNQKGDRLTQAYVSRIVENILMSAGIRKEKNGAHMLRHSFATLLYSKHKDLILVQEALGHADINTSRIYTHFDKDRLKKTTEIF; from the coding sequence ATGAGATATGAATTAGACTTTAAAAACGATTTTGATTCCACAATGCTATTTTGGCTTGAAAGATTTGTAAGAAATAAAATTACAAGTTTATCAAATAGATTAGTAAATGATAAAGACAAATTGGCATATATTTTAAAAAGATTAGTTACAGGTACAAAAAATATAGAAGAATTAGAATCTTTGGTTAAAGAAGCAAGAAATATTGGTTTAAGTGGAATAAACACATATTTTAATCCCCTACTAAAACTTTATAAATTTTCTACAAAATTAGGTTTAGCTTCAATGAAAGAATTTGATGAAGAACTTTTAAGTGATTTTTTAGCAAGTGAAACAAGTTCTTTATCAGATGCTAGTAAAAAAAATCACCGAATTGCCCTACTATCATTTTTTTCATATGTTGATAAACAAAATGAAACAACTGATGGTAATTCATACTTATTTAAAATTGAGTTAAAAAATTGGCAAGGTCTTAGTGGAAAATCAGGTTCTAAACTCCCCTCTTTTATGAATGAAGAAGAAGTAAATAGATTTTTGTCAGCTATCGATAAATATGAATTTAGTGAAAACCTAACTTATAGAAATAGAGTTATTTTAAAAATTATTCTTTACACAGGTATTAGGGTAAGTGAAATGCTAAACTTAAGATTAAAAGATATTTATAAAGAAGATGATGTTTATATGCTGCAAATTAGAGGAAAAGGAAATAAACCTCGAGTTGTAATGATAAAATGTAATATTATTAAGAATGATTTACAAAACTGGCTTAATCAAAGGATTTGTATCAGTGATATTTTAGTGTGCAATCAAAAAGGTGATAGGCTAACTCAAGCTTATGTTAGCAGAATTGTAGAAAATATTTTAATGAGTGCTGGAATTAGAAAAGAAAAAAATGGAGCGCATATGTTACGACATAGCTTTGCAACATTACTTTATTCAAAACACAAAGATTTAATTCTTGTTCAAGAAGCATTGGGCCATGCAGATATAAATACTAGCCGTATTTATACACATTTTGATAAAGATAGACTTAAAAAAACTACAGAAATATTCTAA